AACCCGCCGCCCCAGCAGAAGGCGGCGACGACACCGACCATGCGGGGTCCGACCTCTTCGAGCCACTTGCCGGCGAAGGCGGCGGACAGGCCGAGAAAGACGATGGCCACCGAAAAGATCCAGACGACGGAGCTGAGGCTCCAGTCCTCGGCGCTCGAGGCCACGACGCCGAGTTCGCGGGTCAGCGCCGGGTTGAAGACCGACCAGGCATAGACTGAACCGATACAGAGGTGGATGGCGATGGATGCCGGCGGAACGCGCCAGCGGTTGTAACCGGGTTCGGCGACGATGTGGCTCTTGTGCAGAAACCCCAGCGCACCTCCAGATGCGTTGCTCATGAGTTATCCTCCCTTGTCTGCTGGGGCGCCGCGACCTCCTCTCGCGACGCGACCGAGCGGCATGCGAGCGCATGCACAGATCAGAGGGGACCGGGGGAGGCTTGATAAGTCAAGATTTATATTTATATAAAACAAATAGTTAAGATGAAATCCTGTCCCCCGGATCTCCCCGCCACGCAGGCGAATTGAGACATTCTGTCATCCTCCGGGCGGAATGGCCGGCGCATTCTGTCCCATTCTGTCCGGATCAATGCGGTGCAGCAACGGGAAGAAAAATGTCGAACCGGCTCCCCTCTCCGGGCCGGGACTGCACCGTGATCCGGCCTCCGGCCCGACTCACGAGTTGTTGACTGATGGACAGGCCGAGCCCGGTGCCCTGCGCCTGCTTCGTGGTGAAGAACGGATCGAAGATGCGCGGCAGAACATCGGTGGCAATTCCCGTTCCCGTGTCGGAAATGGTGATCCTGACACCGTCGGCGGCATCTTTCGTCGCGACGCTCAGGACCCCGCCCTGCGGCATGGCGTGAACCGCGTTGAGGATCAAGTTGACCACAACCTGCTGAAGTTCGGTGCGCGACATCAGGACCCGTGCCAGCCCCGCCAGCCGCTCCTGCGTCACGAGACCCGCGCTGTCGATCTGGTGCCGGGTGAGAACGAGGCAATCGGCAACGACCTCGGCGGGCAGGATCTGGTTGGCGGTGCCGGAATACTCCTCCGGCCGGGCGAATTGCAGCAGTTTGGAGACGATCACGCCGATGCGGTAGACCTGATCGTCGATCAGGCGGAACTCCTCGGACACCTTGTCGCCCTCTGCCCCCAGCCGATGACGCGCAAGCTCCAGATTGCCCTGGATCACCGCAACGGGATTGTTGATCTCATGGGCAACCGAGGCCGTGATCTCGCCCACGGCAGCGAGCTTTTCCGACATGATCAGGCGCTCGGTGGTGCGCTCGAGCTGGCGGTTGGCGGCGCGCAGATCGGCGGTGCGCTCCTCGACCTTGGCCTCGAGGCTTTCCGCCCAGTCCCGCAATTCCCGGTCCCGCGCCTGAAGCCTGTCGAGCAGGTCGTCGAGATGGGCGGCCACCTGCGCGATCTCCCCCTGACCGCGTCCTGCCGCGTTGCGCGCGGTCAGATCCCCGGCCTCGACCTGGGCGATCGTGCGGGTCATCGCCTCGAGCGGGCGAAAGACGTGGCGCGCCCAGCGCAGGAACACCGGTACGGACAGAAGGGTGATGAGCAGGAATGCCGCCGACAGCATCAGCACGGAGGTGATTTTGGCCTGTCGGAACGGCGCCTCGAGAAACCCGACGTAGAGCATCCCCACCCGGTCGCCCCGGCTGTCGAGGATCGGCTCATAGGCGGAGATATACCAGTCGTTGACCACGAAGGCGCGGTCGAGCCAGATCCGGCCTTCATCGAGCACCTGTGCCCGCACCTCCGCCGATACCCGCGTGCCCAGTGCCCGCACATTTTCGAAAAGCCGCACGTTGGTCGAGATCCGGACGTCGTCAAGAAACAGCGTGGCGGTGCCCTGGCTGCCCGCCGGGAGGCTCTGTTCGCGATAGACCAGCGCGTTGATCGTGTCGATGAACTCGAGGTTGCGATTGAGGAGCAAGCCGCCGACAAGAGCGCCCCGCGTTCCGCCGGGTAGCGTGACCGGCGCGGCGGAATGGATGACCATGCCCCGGCTTTCGGCATTCCGGTCGGTCGGCACGGCGGCGCGCGTCGGCACCAGCGGAATCTCGGCCTGCGCGGTCAGTCCGGGCGCCAGCGCCTCGAGCTCCGCGTGATCGAAGATATCCACCGCACTGTGCCATCGCCCCGCCATCGCGGCGCCGATCACCGGCCAGTCGTCTGCACCGAAACCCGCCTGTGTTCCGCCTTCGGGCAACAGGTAGAGGAAATCCAGCCCCAGCCGGGCCTGCGTTGCCGCAAGGAACGCACCGGCCTCTCCCCGGTCGAGCGCGTCGCGGAACGGCACGGAGCCCGCCACCGCGTCGAGCCGCTCACCGGACATTTCCACGAGCCGCCCGAGATACTGGTCCGCGATGGTCAGATCACCGGTCACCTTGTTGACCAGGAGATCGTCGAGTTTGCCCGACCAGCGCCACATGGTCCCGCCCAGCATCAGCGGCAGCAGGACCAGCATCGGCAACAGCGCGATCACCAGCAATCGCACCCGGACGGACGACATGATCCGCGAGAGGCGCGACACCGCTCAAAGACCCCAGGCCGCGCATTTGCGGTCGATGGTCTTGCGCGAAATCCCCAGGTGCCGCGCCGCCTCGCTGCGATTGCCGCCCAGCGCGTCGAGCGCGCGCAGGATCTCGCGCCGCTCGGTCTCTTCCAGCGAGGGAATGCGCTCCGTCGCCGGAACGGTGGACAAGGTGTCCAGCGGAAAGGCCCCGAAGATCAGCGAGCGCTCGATGAAATTGCGCAGCTCGCGGATATTGCCCGGCCAGTCGTGCCGCAGCATCGCCGCCCGCACGGCCTGATCCATCTCGAGTCTCGGCAGTTGCAGGTTCAGGGAGATCTCGGCGAGGAAAAGCTCTGCGAGTTCAAGCACATCGGTGCCGCGTTCCCGCAGGGCGGGCATCGGGAT
The nucleotide sequence above comes from Celeribacter indicus. Encoded proteins:
- a CDS encoding sensor histidine kinase; this encodes MSSVRVRLLVIALLPMLVLLPLMLGGTMWRWSGKLDDLLVNKVTGDLTIADQYLGRLVEMSGERLDAVAGSVPFRDALDRGEAGAFLAATQARLGLDFLYLLPEGGTQAGFGADDWPVIGAAMAGRWHSAVDIFDHAELEALAPGLTAQAEIPLVPTRAAVPTDRNAESRGMVIHSAAPVTLPGGTRGALVGGLLLNRNLEFIDTINALVYREQSLPAGSQGTATLFLDDVRISTNVRLFENVRALGTRVSAEVRAQVLDEGRIWLDRAFVVNDWYISAYEPILDSRGDRVGMLYVGFLEAPFRQAKITSVLMLSAAFLLITLLSVPVFLRWARHVFRPLEAMTRTIAQVEAGDLTARNAAGRGQGEIAQVAAHLDDLLDRLQARDRELRDWAESLEAKVEERTADLRAANRQLERTTERLIMSEKLAAVGEITASVAHEINNPVAVIQGNLELARHRLGAEGDKVSEEFRLIDDQVYRIGVIVSKLLQFARPEEYSGTANQILPAEVVADCLVLTRHQIDSAGLVTQERLAGLARVLMSRTELQQVVVNLILNAVHAMPQGGVLSVATKDAADGVRITISDTGTGIATDVLPRIFDPFFTTKQAQGTGLGLSISQQLVSRAGGRITVQSRPGEGSRFDIFLPVAAPH